From Impatiens glandulifera chromosome 7, dImpGla2.1, whole genome shotgun sequence:
TGGTTGCAATCCCCcattataattgaaatattaaaagaaatgcCCAATATAACACAATGAGATGTATCTAACTTGATTTTCATTTCACTATTTAGTTAGTTTGTTTGTTTCTGTTAAAAGACAAATTCCCCTGAAGGATTTGACATGAACGAAATGGAAgtacaaaacaaacaaacaaacattgtCTGGTAAATTCTCTGTATAGGGTAGGTAAATAAGTAAACTCTTAACTTTTCTTGCAATGACAATAactaaacataataaaacaacacATCTGGTGAAAACTACTGACTTCTTCTTCTGTCCTAACCAGCCAGTTTATTGTGGAGGAACAGCCTCCTCTTCCTGCTCCTTGTTGTTTGTAACAGATTTGTAAAAATTCATTTCAGATTTGAACCTCTCCTTGTCTACTTTTCCTTTCTCTTGATAAACCTGCAAAAGAAGAACAATCCAACAAATCTgagtttctttttctttaattgGAATATCCAAATGGAAGGACAAAAAAAGATTTAAATCATGCCTGCTTCTCAGAATCGGTGAGTTTGTTCCACATTAATCCAATCTTCCTAGTCATGGCTCTCTCTTGCCCGCGATAAGAAGCTTTCAGTGCGTTGTATTGCTCGGAGAAGAAGAAATTGTAGCCACTCTTTTTAGGCTTAGGTAGAGATGGATCCGATTgatttttcttcctcttcttacGACGCCCAATTGTTGTTGGTGGTGTTGGTATTGGTAGTGGTACTAAAGTACTACCACTAGAAACATGTTCAGCGTTTGGCACAGCATCAGGAGTATGATAAAGGACACCTTTCAATTTCTGAGAACCGAAATTGACAGTGATTAAGTATCCGTTTTCAAATTTAGCATCAATCGTGCCAAACACTGAGCTTCCAGATGGCAAAGTCACGGTTACTGCACGTACATCATATtccaatattataaaataatcatgaatcattctaaaaaaagaaacaaatcaaATTGTAACAATTAAGTCATTCCTTACATGGTATATCATTAACATCTGAACTGCCAGTACCACCGTCGTGAATAGTTAGTGCAGT
This genomic window contains:
- the LOC124945976 gene encoding high mobility group B protein 10-like, which translates into the protein MSICSPKPNETNTLSSPIAVTQNGKSPPRGNINLNSYPSADTTYDEILQNPELFMEKLNALHRSVGTKFRSPILGGKSLNLHQLFVETTCRGGIEKAIEDRKWKEVVSSFNFPPSITSGSFALRKYYLSILYSFEQVYYHNKQLPPRPLIEYYSPATGHATALTIHDGGTGSSDVNDIPLTVTLPSGSSVFGTIDAKFENGYLITVNFGSQKLKGVLYHTPDAVPNAEHVSSGSTLVPLPIPTPPTTIGRRKKRKKNQSDPSLPKPKKSGYNFFFSEQYNALKASYRGQERAMTRKIGLMWNKLTDSEKQVYQEKGKVDKERFKSEMNFYKSVTNNKEQEEEAVPPQ